Proteins encoded together in one Chitinophaga sp. LS1 window:
- a CDS encoding Fic family protein, producing the protein MSLMSGLSKTDIYTLKKINMATPAEKLAEALEVLKSFQEEGKIVILSEEISRTTRERLVQNGFLKEIIRGWYIPCPPDEKDGDTTSWYNSYWDFVVKYLNDRYDNLWCVSAEQSISLLSENWTVPSQLIVRAPSGNNSNMTLAFDTAIFNLRTTLPSEGFLIERRGVRMYDLPTALINCSPSVFSHNPVDIYVALGMIRDASEVLAPLLEGGHSVIAGRLAGAFRAIGRERIATEILNTMQSAGYDVRENNPFEKEIALRLGRAIQSPYVSRIKMMWNNMRQDIINIFPPAPGISPDHASYLKAVEDIYVTDAYHSLSIEKYRVTPELIEKVRSGNWDIKKNEEDKNQRNAMAARGYYQAFQQVKESISKILDGGNAGEIVDIDHSLWYRELFGPSVAAGILKASDLAGYRNHPVYIGGSKHVPLNTDALRDAMPILFELLMEESEASVRSVLGHFIFVFIHPYMDGNGRMGRFLMNVMLASGGYPWTVIPVEYRQEYMAALENASVGLDIKPFAKFLANLVLKALKGEQVATI; encoded by the coding sequence ATGTCATTAATGTCTGGGTTATCCAAAACAGATATTTATACATTAAAAAAAATAAATATGGCAACGCCAGCGGAGAAATTAGCAGAAGCGTTAGAGGTATTAAAGAGCTTTCAGGAAGAAGGTAAAATAGTTATTCTCTCAGAAGAGATATCTAGAACGACTCGGGAACGATTGGTTCAAAATGGTTTTTTGAAAGAAATCATACGAGGATGGTATATCCCATGTCCTCCTGATGAGAAGGATGGCGATACGACATCTTGGTATAATAGCTATTGGGATTTTGTTGTAAAATACCTAAATGATCGTTATGATAACTTATGGTGTGTGAGTGCTGAGCAATCTATATCGTTGCTGAGTGAAAATTGGACAGTTCCAAGCCAATTAATTGTCCGTGCGCCCAGTGGTAATAATAGTAATATGACCTTAGCGTTTGATACAGCTATATTTAATTTAAGGACAACTCTACCATCAGAAGGATTTCTAATCGAAAGAAGGGGGGTAAGAATGTATGATTTACCAACTGCTTTAATTAATTGTAGCCCTTCTGTCTTTAGCCATAATCCTGTTGATATTTATGTGGCTTTAGGTATGATCAGAGACGCATCCGAAGTACTAGCGCCGCTTTTGGAAGGAGGACATAGTGTAATAGCCGGCAGATTAGCTGGTGCTTTTCGGGCAATAGGTAGGGAAAGAATTGCCACAGAAATACTCAATACCATGCAGAGTGCAGGTTATGATGTGAGAGAAAATAATCCTTTTGAAAAAGAAATAGCGCTGAGACTAGGCAGGGCGATACAGTCTCCATATGTCAGTAGAATTAAAATGATGTGGAATAATATGCGTCAAGATATTATCAATATTTTTCCACCAGCGCCAGGCATTAGCCCTGATCATGCTTCATATCTTAAAGCAGTAGAAGATATTTATGTTACCGATGCTTACCATTCTCTATCAATAGAAAAATATAGAGTTACGCCAGAATTGATTGAAAAAGTACGCAGTGGAAATTGGGATATTAAAAAGAATGAAGAAGATAAAAATCAAAGAAATGCTATGGCAGCAAGGGGATACTATCAGGCATTCCAGCAAGTAAAAGAAAGTATTTCAAAGATCTTAGATGGTGGAAATGCAGGAGAAATAGTAGACATTGATCATAGTCTCTGGTATCGGGAATTATTTGGTCCTAGTGTTGCCGCTGGTATTTTAAAAGCATCTGATCTGGCTGGTTATAGAAATCATCCAGTATATATCGGAGGGTCTAAACATGTACCCCTAAATACGGATGCTTTACGAGACGCAATGCCAATTTTGTTTGAGTTATTAATGGAAGAATCAGAAGCTTCAGTCAGGTCAGTTCTAGGTCACTTCATCTTTGTTTTTATTCATCCCTATATGGATGGTAATGGAAGAATGGGCAGATTTTTAATGAATGTCATGTTGGCTTCAGGTGGATATCCTTGGACCGTAATACCAGTTGAATATCGTCAAGAGTACATGGCGGCTTTGGAAAATGCCAGTGTTGGTTTGGATATCAAACCATTTGCGAAGTTTCTTGCCAATCTTGTACTAAAAGCATTGAAAGGAGAACAAGTTGCAACAATATAA
- a CDS encoding ATP-dependent endonuclease, which yields MKINFVHILNFRKLKSCRIDLTNQETIFVGANNSGKTSAMDALITFLKSKELTTRDFTLSNWNHLNKIGTDWDTAEDPQNINLNIEQWEDYLPSIDIWINVEPTEIHYVSHLIPTLDWSGGLLGVRLRYEPKDITNLYQSYLDGLRNSRSLSGKGTYNFKAYPKDMWDYLDRENVLKTHFTFQTYLLDPSLKDTPQRLRANAQPIQESAFSGLIKVDIINAQRGFSDINNDAVDNARGRNLSSQLRSYYDKHLNPNLKPSESDIDAMESIQVAKDLFDKNLQESFQASLGELEGLNYPGFDSPAIVLSSRFNPSETLNHETAVLYKLDDNQSLSLPEKYNGLGFQNLISIIFKLIRFRDEWMQVGKHYQAAVVNEEKEFELLHLVLIEEPEAHLHAQVQQVFIRKAYKVLREHKNLGDNKSFTTQLVISTHSNHIAHEIDFTSLRYFKRQKGGIGDVNTSSVVNLSNTFGSDNDTTRFAIRYLKTTHCDLFFADAAILVEGPAEKMLIPYFIKQHSCLSACYISILEIGGSHAHTLKPLIESLGIITLIVTDIDAVDPNDNYKKRQTEKGKGYLTGNDTIKDWLPKVANLDSLLDMKSSEKEHTTLPIKIAFQTPYKEAENTNTVVYPYTFEDCMVIENRSLFQKIIKSTGLLSKMVQASKEADIITAAKKMYDAITEKGAKKAEFALELLFLQAPEVLKTPSYIHEGLAWLECKLITNKQGLLNKQSLKPELNGSGTK from the coding sequence ATGAAAATTAACTTTGTTCACATCCTCAATTTCCGAAAGCTCAAATCATGTCGTATTGATCTGACTAATCAGGAAACCATTTTTGTCGGTGCAAATAATAGCGGAAAGACATCCGCAATGGATGCTCTGATAACCTTTTTAAAATCCAAGGAACTAACTACAAGAGATTTCACCCTTTCTAATTGGAATCATCTTAACAAAATTGGGACGGACTGGGATACAGCTGAAGATCCGCAAAACATTAATTTAAATATAGAACAATGGGAGGATTACCTTCCCTCTATTGATATTTGGATAAATGTTGAACCCACTGAAATTCACTATGTAAGTCATTTAATTCCAACATTGGACTGGAGTGGGGGATTACTAGGAGTACGCTTACGATATGAACCCAAAGATATCACCAATTTATATCAAAGCTATCTTGATGGATTACGAAATAGTCGCTCACTTTCCGGTAAAGGAACGTATAATTTCAAAGCCTATCCAAAAGATATGTGGGATTACCTCGATCGAGAAAATGTATTGAAAACACATTTTACATTCCAAACATACTTACTTGATCCTTCCTTAAAGGATACACCACAAAGATTGCGCGCAAATGCACAGCCAATTCAAGAATCTGCTTTTAGCGGATTGATTAAAGTAGATATTATCAATGCACAACGTGGGTTTTCAGATATTAATAATGATGCCGTAGATAATGCTAGAGGTAGAAATTTATCATCGCAATTACGGTCTTATTATGACAAACATCTGAATCCTAATTTGAAACCTAGTGAAAGTGACATTGATGCAATGGAATCCATTCAGGTGGCAAAAGATTTATTCGATAAGAATTTACAGGAAAGCTTTCAAGCTTCTTTAGGAGAATTGGAAGGCTTGAATTATCCAGGGTTTGATAGTCCTGCTATTGTCCTATCTAGTCGCTTTAACCCCTCTGAAACCCTTAACCACGAAACAGCTGTACTCTATAAGCTAGATGATAATCAAAGTTTAAGTCTTCCAGAAAAGTACAATGGTCTGGGATTCCAAAATTTAATATCTATAATCTTTAAATTGATTCGATTTCGGGATGAATGGATGCAGGTAGGTAAACATTATCAAGCTGCAGTGGTCAATGAAGAGAAGGAATTCGAGCTTTTACATTTGGTATTGATCGAAGAACCAGAAGCTCACTTGCATGCACAGGTACAGCAGGTCTTTATAAGAAAAGCGTATAAGGTACTAAGGGAACATAAAAATTTAGGTGATAATAAATCGTTTACCACCCAATTAGTGATAAGTACCCACTCAAACCATATAGCACATGAAATAGATTTTACTTCATTAAGATATTTTAAGCGGCAGAAGGGAGGAATAGGTGATGTAAATACATCTTCGGTAGTTAATCTATCTAATACGTTTGGTAGTGACAATGATACTACCCGATTTGCAATTAGGTATTTGAAAACAACCCATTGTGATTTGTTTTTTGCGGATGCTGCCATCCTAGTGGAGGGTCCAGCTGAGAAAATGTTGATCCCCTATTTTATTAAACAGCATTCCTGTCTTAGTGCATGTTATATTTCCATACTTGAAATTGGGGGAAGTCATGCACACACACTCAAGCCCCTTATTGAGAGCCTTGGAATAATTACGTTGATTGTTACTGATATCGATGCTGTAGATCCTAACGATAATTACAAAAAGAGACAAACTGAAAAAGGAAAAGGCTATTTAACCGGTAATGATACAATCAAAGATTGGTTGCCCAAAGTAGCAAATCTGGATAGCTTATTAGATATGAAATCTAGCGAAAAAGAGCACACTACATTACCAATTAAAATCGCATTTCAGACACCGTATAAAGAGGCGGAGAATACTAATACCGTTGTTTACCCCTATACTTTTGAAGATTGCATGGTCATTGAAAATCGCAGCCTTTTCCAAAAAATAATTAAATCAACTGGGCTGTTGAGCAAAATGGTCCAGGCCTCAAAGGAAGCGGATATAATAACTGCCGCCAAAAAAATGTATGATGCAATCACAGAGAAGGGGGCCAAGAAAGCAGAATTTGCATTAGAATTATTATTCTTACAAGCACCAGAAGTATTGAAAACACCTTCTTATATCCATGAGGGATTAGCTTGGCTTGAATGTAAACTAATAACTAATAAACAAGGTCTTCTGAATAAACAATCCTTAAAACCTGAGCTTAATGGAAGTGGAACCAAATGA
- the tnpA gene encoding IS66 family insertion sequence element accessory protein TnpA, with protein MNNKTKKASHSRYSSEEIITMLDQFDRDNVSLKEFCADKGISQATFFNWRKRYLSRSVNNSSFIELITSAPNAEVPLSTGGIFAEFRGIRIYQPVSAAYLKALIS; from the coding sequence ATGAACAATAAAACTAAAAAGGCCTCCCATTCCAGGTACTCTTCTGAGGAAATTATCACTATGTTGGACCAATTTGACCGGGACAATGTAAGTTTAAAGGAGTTTTGTGCTGATAAAGGTATCAGTCAGGCCACTTTTTTCAATTGGCGCAAGCGATATTTGAGCAGGAGCGTGAACAACAGTAGCTTTATAGAACTAATAACCTCAGCTCCGAATGCTGAGGTTCCGCTTAGTACAGGTGGTATATTTGCCGAATTCAGAGGTATCAGGATTTATCAACCTGTAAGCGCTGCTTATTTAAAAGCCCTGATATCATGA
- the tnpB gene encoding IS66 family insertion sequence element accessory protein TnpB (TnpB, as the term is used for proteins encoded by IS66 family insertion elements, is considered an accessory protein, since TnpC, encoded by a neighboring gene, is a DDE family transposase.), which translates to MSAIIVLTDRHRYFLYTQAADMRKSFAGLCGIVNNVMQLSISDNDVFVFLNRDFTHLKLLLHESSGFTLLCRKLDKGRFKKPEAGSASESLKLSASEVIALVKGLTFYRHNDNNKPPSD; encoded by the coding sequence ATGAGTGCTATCATTGTGTTGACAGATCGTCATCGTTATTTTTTGTATACACAGGCAGCAGATATGAGAAAATCATTTGCCGGGCTATGTGGAATTGTAAATAATGTTATGCAACTATCTATTTCAGATAATGATGTATTTGTGTTTTTGAATCGTGATTTTACTCATTTAAAGTTATTGTTGCATGAATCATCAGGATTCACATTATTATGTCGCAAACTTGATAAAGGACGCTTTAAAAAGCCTGAGGCAGGGAGTGCTTCGGAATCATTGAAATTAAGTGCTTCGGAGGTGATAGCACTGGTAAAAGGGCTCACATTTTACCGGCATAATGATAACAATAAGCCTCCTTCAGATTAG
- a CDS encoding UvrD-helicase domain-containing protein, protein MEVEPNEVDAWVDDAVLGYLTPGKYKSFFLFAGAGSGKTKTLVEVLKKFKKLYKEQFRLGRKKIAIITYTNAAADEITRRLEFDTIFQVSTIHSFSWELIKPFTDDIRNWLKVNLKEEINELEVEQRGSRNPQNKTSIDRAKRIESKAKRLQLLDSIISFVYNPNGDNDTKNSLIHSEVISIAAEFILNKPLMQRLLAAQFPILLIDESQDTKKELIDSIFTLQQAMPESICVGLFGDTMQRIYSDGKENLQKAFPKNWETPRKQLNHRSNKRIIRLINSIREDVDNEKQNPRIEKEEGTVRLFICNRAVEKSVIEGRVIEEMANITQDSFWNQELGDDGKPNVKMLILEHHMAAQRMGFFEFFAPLYAVDKFSTGIRDGSLPGIALLTKTILPLLQAHKSNDKYELARIIKGKSPLFHSARLKQSKDQLESLKACREAADELLKLWDEGNDPSLLEVVICVFRNGLFTIPEGIYPIVARSGVEINRPLEQDEIIDEGLVAWEKALTQPFSQIEKYNDYISDNSKFGTQQGVKGLEYKRVMVIIDDEEAKGFLFSYDKLFGAKELTATDQKNIREGKETGIDRTKRLFYVACSRARESLAIICYTTQPEAMKNSAVAFNWFTEHEIEMI, encoded by the coding sequence ATGGAAGTGGAACCAAATGAAGTTGATGCCTGGGTGGATGATGCCGTATTAGGCTATCTCACACCTGGGAAATATAAAAGTTTCTTTTTGTTTGCTGGTGCTGGATCGGGAAAAACCAAAACATTGGTAGAGGTTTTAAAAAAGTTTAAGAAATTGTATAAAGAGCAATTTCGTCTAGGGAGAAAAAAGATTGCGATCATCACTTATACTAATGCTGCCGCAGATGAGATTACACGACGCTTGGAATTTGATACTATTTTTCAGGTAAGTACTATTCATAGTTTTTCATGGGAATTAATCAAGCCATTTACTGATGATATTAGAAATTGGCTGAAGGTTAATTTGAAAGAAGAAATTAATGAATTGGAAGTGGAACAAAGAGGAAGTAGAAATCCACAGAATAAGACATCAATTGACCGTGCAAAGCGTATTGAGTCTAAAGCAAAGCGGCTTCAATTATTAGATAGTATAATTTCTTTTGTTTACAATCCTAATGGGGACAATGATACCAAGAACTCTTTAATTCATAGCGAAGTCATTAGTATCGCTGCTGAATTTATCTTAAATAAACCTTTAATGCAGCGGTTATTGGCTGCTCAATTCCCCATATTATTGATAGATGAAAGCCAGGATACTAAAAAGGAACTGATAGATTCTATTTTTACTCTGCAACAAGCAATGCCTGAATCAATATGTGTAGGACTCTTTGGTGATACGATGCAACGTATCTATTCTGACGGAAAAGAAAATTTACAAAAAGCTTTCCCTAAGAACTGGGAAACGCCACGTAAGCAGCTAAATCATCGATCTAATAAGCGTATCATAAGACTAATAAATAGTATTCGAGAAGATGTAGATAATGAAAAACAAAATCCCCGTATAGAAAAAGAAGAAGGAACAGTTCGGCTATTTATCTGTAATCGTGCGGTTGAAAAGTCAGTGATTGAGGGCCGTGTTATTGAGGAAATGGCTAATATTACTCAAGATTCATTTTGGAATCAGGAATTGGGTGACGACGGTAAACCCAACGTGAAAATGTTAATTCTGGAACACCATATGGCCGCCCAGCGGATGGGATTTTTTGAATTTTTCGCACCACTTTATGCAGTAGATAAATTTTCGACAGGTATTAGGGATGGAAGTTTGCCCGGCATTGCTCTTTTGACTAAGACCATTTTACCATTGCTACAGGCGCATAAATCCAATGATAAATATGAATTAGCAAGAATTATTAAAGGCAAAAGCCCGCTATTTCATTCAGCAAGACTAAAGCAAAGTAAAGACCAATTGGAAAGTCTTAAAGCATGTAGGGAAGCTGCAGATGAATTGTTGAAATTATGGGATGAAGGTAATGATCCTTCATTATTGGAAGTAGTTATTTGTGTCTTTAGAAATGGGCTTTTTACAATCCCTGAAGGTATATATCCCATTGTTGCTCGAAGCGGAGTAGAAATAAATCGCCCATTAGAGCAGGACGAAATAATTGATGAGGGATTGGTCGCTTGGGAGAAAGCATTAACACAGCCATTCTCTCAAATTGAGAAGTATAATGATTATATCAGTGATAATTCCAAATTTGGAACACAACAGGGAGTAAAGGGGCTTGAATATAAGCGTGTAATGGTAATCATTGATGATGAGGAGGCAAAAGGTTTTTTATTTAGTTATGACAAACTTTTCGGAGCAAAAGAATTAACTGCAACAGATCAAAAAAATATTAGAGAAGGAAAAGAAACAGGTATTGACAGGACTAAAAGGCTTTTTTATGTAGCCTGTAGCAGAGCACGTGAAAGCCTAGCTATTATTTGTTATACAACTCAACCAGAAGCAATGAAAAATAGCGCTGTAGCATTTAATTGGTTTACGGAACACGAAATAGAAATGATATAG
- a CDS encoding ATP-dependent helicase — MEILSITEKLRESHFGDDKQLEVILSPIKRLLIEAPAGYGKTKTMVSKIAFMLASDQIPYPKRLLALTFSVNAAYKVKKDVTQNIPKIFEGTKNNFSISDKMVVSNYHGFARRILKRYGYKIHPNLKDIDKLQSIDDSDSRNLMASVSGLSYANAEILSNFNYALKNVNGKYVEENVNFYNSTVISVLLPLHIIPYNAILSLACMLMNDHLVIRNFYQRLFSTILVDEYQDTNILSYWLLSLLFSDQSNIILMGDSLQRIYGFIGAIPDLLSISEKQFNLTKIKLNKNYRFQHNKEMLLLDNNIRKNAENPSSPVISEVASIDFSLHENQVLEAQYLIDKSISLLEEFPNSKVAILVKQRGNNINIIIDEFNKRSIPFFYGLFTDDDSNYIKFNRECLFEFIELLKIKDQVSKKLASTLVNRIKAKFGTPDALITSMLNLLGIFLSKIFSDFAFLSNDEKITLISDTFENNGLKQYIEFVEAKIIISTVHGAKGLEWDFVIIPDMEAFSFPNYYGLCGVCKCGSNCNLVVTKEIERKFLEELSVFYVAVTRARKQVYFTASKTQLNYKSETIERNISCLLKLKGIIYG; from the coding sequence ATGGAGATTTTATCTATTACCGAAAAATTGAGAGAAAGCCATTTCGGGGATGACAAACAGTTAGAGGTGATTCTTTCTCCGATTAAAAGACTATTGATCGAAGCACCTGCAGGGTATGGGAAGACCAAAACCATGGTTAGCAAGATTGCTTTTATGCTGGCATCAGATCAAATCCCATATCCAAAGCGATTATTAGCATTGACTTTTAGTGTAAATGCCGCATACAAAGTTAAAAAGGATGTAACTCAGAATATCCCCAAGATTTTTGAAGGAACAAAAAACAATTTCAGTATTTCAGATAAAATGGTTGTATCAAATTATCATGGGTTTGCTCGTAGAATTCTGAAACGATACGGCTATAAAATACACCCCAATTTAAAAGATATTGATAAACTCCAATCAATAGATGACAGCGACAGTAGGAATTTAATGGCATCAGTTTCAGGATTAAGCTATGCCAATGCTGAAATATTATCCAACTTCAATTACGCTTTAAAAAATGTAAACGGAAAATATGTTGAGGAAAACGTAAATTTCTATAACTCAACTGTAATTTCAGTGTTACTTCCACTACATATCATACCGTATAATGCTATTTTATCTTTGGCTTGCATGCTAATGAATGACCATTTAGTCATTCGTAATTTTTACCAAAGATTATTCAGTACAATTTTAGTGGATGAGTATCAGGATACTAATATCCTAAGTTATTGGCTACTGAGCTTGCTTTTTTCTGATCAATCAAATATCATTTTAATGGGAGATAGCTTGCAACGCATATATGGTTTTATAGGCGCTATACCTGACCTACTCTCTATTTCTGAAAAGCAGTTTAATCTAACAAAGATTAAACTTAATAAAAATTATAGATTTCAGCATAATAAAGAAATGCTTTTATTAGATAATAATATTCGCAAAAATGCGGAAAATCCAAGTAGCCCGGTAATTTCAGAAGTTGCTTCTATTGATTTTTCTTTACATGAAAATCAAGTTTTAGAAGCTCAATATTTAATAGATAAGTCTATCTCTCTGCTTGAAGAATTTCCAAATTCAAAAGTGGCAATATTGGTGAAACAAAGAGGAAATAATATTAATATAATAATAGATGAGTTTAATAAAAGGTCTATTCCATTTTTCTACGGACTTTTTACAGATGATGATTCAAACTATATAAAATTCAATCGGGAATGTTTATTTGAATTCATCGAATTATTAAAAATCAAAGATCAAGTAAGCAAAAAACTTGCATCGACGTTAGTAAATCGGATAAAAGCAAAATTTGGAACACCAGATGCCCTGATTACCTCTATGCTTAATCTTTTAGGAATTTTTCTTTCGAAAATATTTAGTGATTTCGCATTTCTATCAAATGATGAAAAAATCACTTTAATTAGTGATACATTTGAAAATAATGGCTTAAAACAATACATTGAGTTTGTGGAAGCAAAAATTATCATTTCAACAGTTCATGGAGCAAAAGGGTTGGAATGGGACTTTGTGATTATACCAGACATGGAAGCATTTTCATTTCCTAACTATTATGGGCTATGCGGAGTTTGCAAATGTGGTTCGAATTGTAATCTTGTAGTAACAAAAGAAATTGAACGTAAGTTCCTTGAAGAACTAAGCGTATTTTATGTTGCTGTAACTAGAGCGCGAAAACAGGTCTATTTTACTGCAAGTAAAACACAACTTAATTATAAGAGTGAAACTATAGAACGAAATATTAGTTGTTTATTGAAGTTAAAAGGAATAATCTACGGCTAA
- a CDS encoding ATP-dependent nuclease yields the protein MQIKKLVIKNYRNLDGQKVSFADNCNFIVGENNLGKSNLLSIFQIIFTNRAFKYEDFTDVSKPIEIGLQLKLEEIEIGHFEDLFDTDDYHLINIVCRQLTTDDNIEFYHLETNTFIVPMVVRCINYIHYDSLRNPLSEINFNKGRGVGRFMSNMILNYLEEKKLKDIDFVNEEKINEVLESINAKISKIKTFNDFKINASSENDLENLLSRIIVLKDEKGNSLDKTGYGVQFLLLITLSILERIQSIKNQGREKGIFEHDTDHTKYISLVIGLDEPEIHLHPYMQRSLVKYLNKIISSKNPEFQKLVKDLFDIDGFNGQIIIATHSPNILLNDYKQIIRLYPDNGLTKIKSGTDVSLEDKHSKRLHMHFPSIKEAFFSRCVIFVEGDSEESSFPSFAEKMSIDFDELGISVIQSRGGEVTAIKLLMELVSNFDIPSTGIGDRDNNTTVTPPLYLTIKKDFEEELVSLIDVGRESFLNDLVKEFEGEDAVVQSNALNKYAVKSFKIITTEYTADLKLSTIPKSDTTNLKAFYLTWLSGKKSYPLGRLIGENITLSDIPAIYKTVILKAVELSK from the coding sequence ATGCAAATAAAGAAACTAGTAATAAAGAACTATCGCAATCTTGATGGCCAAAAGGTATCTTTTGCTGATAACTGCAATTTTATTGTAGGTGAAAATAATCTAGGTAAGTCAAACCTGCTAAGTATTTTTCAAATCATATTTACTAATAGAGCTTTTAAATATGAAGACTTTACTGATGTCTCAAAACCAATTGAAATTGGTCTTCAATTAAAACTAGAAGAAATTGAAATTGGCCATTTTGAAGATTTGTTTGATACTGATGATTATCACCTAATTAACATTGTGTGCAGACAATTAACCACTGATGATAATATTGAATTCTATCATTTAGAAACCAATACTTTCATTGTGCCTATGGTTGTTAGGTGTATTAACTATATTCATTACGATTCTTTGCGTAATCCTCTCTCTGAAATAAATTTTAATAAAGGAAGAGGGGTCGGAAGGTTCATGTCTAACATGATTTTAAATTATTTAGAAGAAAAAAAACTGAAAGATATAGATTTTGTCAACGAGGAAAAAATCAATGAGGTATTAGAAAGCATTAATGCTAAGATTTCAAAAATAAAAACGTTCAATGATTTTAAAATTAATGCATCTTCCGAAAATGATTTGGAGAATTTGCTTTCTAGGATTATTGTATTAAAGGATGAAAAGGGAAACTCACTTGATAAAACCGGCTATGGAGTTCAGTTTTTATTGCTTATAACTTTATCGATTTTGGAGCGAATACAATCAATTAAAAATCAAGGAAGAGAGAAGGGGATCTTTGAACATGATACGGATCATACTAAATATATTTCATTGGTAATTGGCTTAGATGAACCTGAGATTCATTTACATCCTTACATGCAACGTTCATTAGTAAAGTATCTCAACAAAATTATCTCCTCCAAGAATCCGGAATTTCAAAAATTGGTAAAGGATTTGTTTGATATAGACGGCTTTAATGGGCAAATAATTATTGCAACCCATTCTCCAAATATACTTTTAAATGATTATAAGCAAATAATTCGATTATACCCCGATAATGGATTAACTAAAATAAAGTCCGGTACTGATGTGTCTTTAGAGGATAAACATTCAAAGCGATTGCATATGCACTTTCCATCAATAAAGGAAGCATTCTTTTCAAGATGTGTGATTTTTGTTGAGGGCGATTCGGAAGAAAGTAGCTTTCCCAGTTTCGCTGAAAAGATGTCAATTGATTTTGACGAGTTGGGTATTAGTGTTATACAATCCAGAGGTGGGGAGGTTACAGCAATTAAATTATTGATGGAATTGGTTAGCAATTTTGACATTCCATCTACAGGTATAGGAGATAGAGATAATAACACTACTGTAACTCCTCCATTATATTTGACCATTAAAAAGGATTTTGAGGAGGAATTGGTTTCTCTAATCGATGTAGGAAGAGAATCATTTTTAAATGATTTAGTAAAAGAATTTGAAGGGGAGGATGCGGTTGTTCAGAGTAATGCTTTAAATAAATATGCGGTTAAGTCATTTAAAATTATCACAACTGAATATACCGCTGATCTCAAATTATCAACAATTCCCAAAAGCGATACGACAAATTTAAAGGCGTTTTATTTAACCTGGCTATCTGGCAAAAAATCTTATCCTTTAGGAAGGTTAATAGGAGAAAATATAACATTGAGCGATATACCAGCGATTTACAAAACCGTAATTTTAAAAGCTGTAGAATTATCAAAATAA
- a CDS encoding helix-turn-helix transcriptional regulator — protein sequence MTKLGEYLILKSVNKSEVARKTGLSKARLSELTLKEKAWLRAEELYIIALAIGVEPCEILEFTCGHLRKKK from the coding sequence ATGACTAAGCTAGGGGAATATCTTATACTCAAATCTGTTAATAAATCAGAAGTGGCACGTAAAACAGGGTTAAGTAAAGCACGTTTAAGTGAATTGACCTTAAAGGAGAAAGCCTGGTTAAGAGCAGAGGAATTATATATTATTGCGTTAGCGATTGGGGTTGAACCGTGTGAAATATTGGAATTTACCTGTGGGCATTTGCGGAAAAAGAAGTAA